A genomic segment from Micropterus dolomieu isolate WLL.071019.BEF.003 ecotype Adirondacks linkage group LG03, ASM2129224v1, whole genome shotgun sequence encodes:
- the si:dkey-79d12.4 gene encoding zinc finger protein 132: MSEDSSSEDEWCIYAKGQVDDTHPEAKCWECGQKFRKISSLMSHYKSHNIKATCHICTVTFRRLTSLSTHLDNAHSPPLCKKCHQSFNNVWELNKHAETRCMDSAPFEEAPSLISAVKYQIPNSDCFSNEATAQHSLNSLLRGSVELRPWQRIEMKPERLETSENSVEYIVGEDDKDFDMESDCEKADDSSSSESDGEDKRCTKPADSCPSDPESDGASSSTDCSSDSSNSPHSPAALPSTTSSICAACGRGPFRSMKLHLLHCSGIRVKYQCSLCKELFLSEASLNEHYMPLYSCDVCGQVFSHENSYHHHQCPKAGKSPLVLFCSESMPQVCNICKSFFTSDKTLLNHVTRVHTSVVSTKVCIITNPAALTDKKVSPAVRGTAAHSAIGTPNVVNQVINGKLQFGQTSPGSTVVKSSLSSLTNLSSSQPGRPPALTCLASAVVPVGSGNDSSLCRPTNQPLSHLSAHSSVPIDAPDTTPATAASDPVSAPMPTIMAMFENDSQDVALMKRMNTGWRSKAPYPCRQCGAILRQPSLIICHRYLHRGHRSHQCQCGRAFRHRLHLLRHCVQHAEAVSYICVSCGGTFTGAKLLAEHMRGRSQKKSRSGRTWKCKDKRNSRMPFTCDCGQHFFRPSAYIWHQLQNRTKTKHLKKPSK, from the coding sequence ATGTCTGAAGACTCGAGCAGCGAAGATGAATGGTGTATATACGCAAAAGGGCAGGTGGATGATACACACCCAGAGGCGAAATGTTGGGAATGTGGCCAAAAATTCCGCAAGATATCAAGCTTGATGTCGCACTACAAAAGCCACAATATCAAAGCCACCTGCCACATCTGCACGGTTACTTTCCGACGCCTGACGTCTCTGTCGACGCACCTGGATAATGCACACTCGCCACCCCTCTGCAAGAAGTGCCATCAGTCTTTCAATAACGTGTGGGAGTTGAACAAGCATGCGGAGACACGTTGCATGGACTCAGCGCCATTTGAAGAAGCTCCCTCTTTGATTTCTGCGGTTAAATATCAAATTCCGAACAGTGACTGCTTTTCTAATGAGGCGACTGCACAGCACAGCTTAAACTCATTACTGCGGGGCTCAGTAGAGTTGAGACCCTGGCAGAGAATTGAGATGAAGCCTGAGAGACTTGAGACATCTGAAAACAGTGTTGAGTATATAGTTGGTGAAGATGATAAAGATTTTGACATGGAAAGTGATTGTGAGAAGGCAGATGACTCATCAAGCTCCGAATCTGATGGCGAAGATAAGAGGTGCACTAAACCTGCAGACTCGTGTCCATCTGATCCAGAATCGGATGGTGCCTCGAGTTCAACTGACTGTTCCAGTGACTCTTCTAATAGTCCGCACTCCCCTGCAGCCCTTCCTAGCACTACTAGTTCAATATGTGCTGCGTGTGGCAGAGGGCCGTTTAGGTCGATGAAGCTCCATTTGCTGCACTGTAGTGGTATAAGGGTGAAATATCAGTGTTCGCTGTGCAAAGAGCTCTTTCTAAGTGAGGCGTCTCTTAATGAACACTACATGCCTTTGTATTCCTGTGATGTCTGCGGCCAGGTTTTCTCTCACGAGAACTCGTACCATCACCACCAGTGCCCCAAGGCAGGCAAATCACCTTTGGTCCTCTTTTGTTCCGAGTCAATGCCACAAGTATGTAACATATGCAAATCCTTTTTCACCTCTGACAAAACATTGTTAAACCATGTCACCAGAGTTCACACGTCAGTAGTCAGCACCAAGGTATGCATCATTACCAATCCAGCAGCATTGACCGATAAAAAGGTTTCACCAGCTGTCCGTGGCACGGCAGCCCACTCAGCCATCGGTACTCCAAATGTAGTCAACCAGGTCATTAATGGAAAACTCCAATTTGGCCAAACCTCTCCGGGATCCACTGTTGTGAAATCTAGCCTTTCCTCTCTCACGAACTTGTCCTCCTCCCAACCAGGCAGACCACCTGCTTTGACGTGCTTGGCGTCCGCTGTTGTACCTGTCGGCTCGGGGAATGACAGTTCCCTATGCCGGCCAACCAACCAGCCTTTAAGCCATCTTTCTGCACATTCATCTGTCCCTATTGACGCCCCTGACACAACTCCAGCCACTGCGGCCTCTGACCCTGTCTCCGCGCCAATGCCCACTATTATGGCCATGTTTGAGAATGACAGCCAGGATGTGGCTTTGATGAAACGCATGAACACTGGCTGGCGCTCCAAGGCGCCTTACCCCTGCAGGCAGTGCGGTGCCATCTTGCGGCAGCCCTCCCTCATCATCTGCCACCGCTACCTCCACCGAGGCCACCGCTCACACCAGTGCCAGTGCGGCCGAGCCTTCAGGCACCGGCTGCACCTCCTGCGACACTGTGTTCAGCATGCAGAGGCCGTGAGCTACATCTGTGTCAGCTGTGGGGGGACTTTCACAGGAGCAAAACTCTTAGCCGAGCACATGAGGGGCAGGTCACAGAAAAAATCACGTTCTGGACGCACATGGAAATGTAAAGATAAGAGAAATAGTAGAATGCCGTTTACATGTGACTGTGGACAACACTTTTTTAGGCCTTCTGCTTACATATGGCACCAACTTCAAAACAGGACAAAAACTAAACACTTAAAGAAGCCCTCGAAATGA